In Vicinamibacteria bacterium, a genomic segment contains:
- the pstB gene encoding phosphate ABC transporter ATP-binding protein PstB, translated as MSPPEVSMSSDAPATAETGIRIRTEVKTTSAPAPEASVAIEIQGVGIAYGDNQVVHDVTMDISERQVTAFIGPSGCGKSTLLRCLNRMNDLIDSARVMGKIRVKGQDIYAPGTDVIDIRRRIGMVFQKSNPFPKSIFENVVYGLRIVGVRDRARLDEACERSLRGAALWEEVKDRLKDSALSLSGGQQQRVCIARAIAVEPEILLMDEPCSALDPIATVKIEELIYALKEKYTIVIVTHNLQQAARVSDRTAFFWLGRLVEYGSTSDLFTKPREKLTEDYITGRFG; from the coding sequence TTGAGTCCACCAGAGGTGTCCATGTCCTCCGACGCTCCCGCCACCGCGGAGACGGGGATCCGGATCAGGACGGAAGTGAAGACCACCAGTGCCCCTGCCCCCGAGGCGTCGGTCGCGATCGAGATTCAGGGGGTAGGGATCGCGTACGGGGACAACCAAGTGGTCCACGACGTGACCATGGACATCTCCGAGCGGCAGGTCACCGCCTTCATCGGCCCCTCCGGCTGCGGGAAGTCGACCCTTCTCCGCTGCCTGAACCGGATGAACGATCTCATCGACAGCGCCCGCGTGATGGGAAAGATTCGGGTCAAGGGCCAGGACATCTACGCACCCGGGACGGACGTCATCGACATAAGGCGCCGGATCGGCATGGTCTTCCAGAAGTCGAACCCCTTCCCGAAGTCGATCTTCGAGAACGTGGTCTACGGGCTGCGCATCGTGGGGGTACGGGACCGGGCCCGGCTCGACGAGGCCTGCGAGCGGAGCCTGCGGGGCGCCGCTCTCTGGGAAGAGGTCAAGGACCGGCTCAAGGACAGCGCCCTCAGCCTCTCCGGGGGTCAGCAGCAACGCGTCTGCATCGCGCGCGCGATCGCGGTGGAGCCCGAGATCCTGCTCATGGACGAGCCTTGCTCCGCCCTCGATCCCATTGCCACCGTCAAGATCGAGGAGCTGATCTACGCCCTCAAGGAAAAATACACGATCGTGATCGTGACCCACAACCTCCAGCAGGCGGCACGGGTTTCGGACCGGACGGCTTTCTTCTGGCTGGGTCGGCTGGTGGAGTACGGCTCCACCTCCGACCTCTTCACCAAGCCGCGGGAGAAGCTCACCGAGGACTACATTACGGGCCGGTTCGGTTAG
- the phoU gene encoding phosphate signaling complex protein PhoU: MERHHFEEELQSLKNRLLTMGALVEERVHQAVRALIDRQLEEAEQVICSDQDVNTLQIEIDDRCLKLLALQQPIATDLRLITAAMKINADLERIGDQAVNIAENVIKLLPQAPLKPLIDIPRMAELAEKMTRDALDAFVRKDPELARNVLQRDDEVDNLKDQVFRELLTYMMADPGTIQRALALILISRNLERIADHATNIAEDVIFLVEAKDVRHHHQEEQPK; the protein is encoded by the coding sequence ATGGAACGCCATCATTTCGAGGAAGAGCTCCAGAGCCTGAAGAACCGCCTCCTGACCATGGGGGCGCTGGTGGAGGAGCGCGTCCACCAGGCAGTAAGGGCCCTCATCGATCGCCAGCTGGAGGAGGCGGAGCAGGTCATCTGCTCCGACCAAGACGTCAACACGCTGCAGATCGAGATCGACGACCGCTGTCTGAAGCTCCTGGCTCTCCAGCAACCCATCGCCACCGACCTCCGCCTCATCACCGCGGCCATGAAGATCAACGCCGATCTGGAGCGCATTGGTGACCAGGCGGTGAACATCGCGGAGAACGTCATCAAGCTCCTTCCCCAAGCGCCCCTGAAGCCCCTGATCGACATCCCCCGCATGGCCGAGCTGGCGGAGAAGATGACCCGGGACGCCCTCGACGCCTTCGTGCGCAAGGACCCGGAGCTGGCCCGGAATGTGCTCCAGCGGGACGACGAAGTGGATAACCTGAAGGACCAGGTCTTCCGCGAGCTCCTTACCTACATGATGGCCGACCCCGGAACGATCCAGAGGGCCCTGGCCCTGATCCTCATCAGCCGCAACCTGGAGCGGATCGCCGACCATGCCACCAACATCGCGGAGGACGTGATCTTCCTGGTCGAGGCCAAGGACGTGCGTCATCACCACCAAGAGGAGCAACCAAAGTGA
- a CDS encoding TonB-dependent receptor: MKPTRFSLGTLAAVALASSLFAQSQAMNGTIEGVVRDATGAVLAGVTVTVTSVDTGTQRAPVTDASGTYRALLLPLGSYRVRAELDGFKALERTGISLSAGQTAVIDFALEVGGVSEVVSVSAEAPVAEPGKIDLGRVITENEVKNLPLVSRNPYNFAFLQANVTGYENTEFGVPRINANGTQMHTNYQLDGNTNTEKDRAGLRLLPISEVVVREVQVITSGFAPEFGQTTGMVYNAVTPSGTNRTEGSLGYRYRRAGLTSVPFFLAPTAHKPDNNIDNIFATLGGPLVKDKWHYYLGYEYVNQDLRDNTKVIAPVTVASAPALGLSPAAVADGIIPTKQNVSFFIAKTDYDLGPANKLTGRYFFFKNYSPFNIAGDLNTLERSTDFNDRMDSAALQLVSSIGADRLNELRFQFARRHQFRTASAGAGTGPAVIVNGVANFGSPLDGTQSAGFDFSQRIWQLIDNFTWLRGRHGFKAGFNLQFINDDRVNTLRQIYTFATVSTYLAAKSGSNPFSYLSFQQDLGDPSVSYKSGFYGFFVQDDFRISPSFKLLYGLRYDFFNVPDSRPYAPNPLSLSFKKDKNNLAPRAGFAWTLDKEAKTVLRASSGIMYEPPLLNFYEDSILRNGDPKSFTTTLSPTTPGAPGFPGNLANQPPGFRLPTQSIVAMDADFSTQYTILTNVQIERALTSDLAVSVGYVNSLGRNLPVLINTNLIPTGATLGDGRPIYSTAVNAQTRVNPAFNQTDTFRSIARATYNALTLMLNKRMSHGFQLQASYTLAKGEDSSPLTGTYIVGSNDDRLSDPSNLDRDLGPSPFNQTHTFILSSVIAPRREGPGLGNAILNNNQLAIIVQANSGLPFNIRANRDLNQDGLSNDRPLGIPRNSGNLGRVFNVDGRYSRFLPFGRVRAELFAEAKNLLNTLNVATVNRVVAVDAAGNLLSSLPSPFPGTGGYQQRQFQIGAKVSF, translated from the coding sequence ATGAAGCCCACCCGCTTCAGCCTGGGCACGCTCGCTGCGGTTGCCCTCGCCTCGTCCCTCTTCGCCCAGTCGCAGGCCATGAACGGCACAATCGAAGGCGTCGTGCGCGACGCTACCGGCGCCGTCCTGGCGGGAGTCACGGTCACCGTGACCAGTGTCGATACCGGCACCCAGCGGGCGCCCGTCACCGACGCCAGCGGCACCTACCGCGCCCTGCTCCTCCCCCTCGGGAGCTACCGGGTGAGGGCGGAGCTCGACGGGTTCAAAGCCCTGGAGCGGACGGGCATCTCCCTGAGCGCGGGCCAGACCGCGGTCATCGACTTCGCGCTCGAGGTGGGCGGGGTCAGCGAGGTGGTGTCCGTCTCCGCCGAGGCCCCTGTGGCCGAGCCGGGCAAGATCGACCTCGGCCGGGTGATCACGGAGAACGAGGTGAAGAACCTGCCCCTCGTTTCCCGCAACCCCTACAACTTCGCCTTCCTACAGGCCAACGTTACCGGCTACGAGAACACCGAGTTCGGCGTCCCCCGCATCAACGCCAACGGGACGCAAATGCACACCAACTACCAGCTCGACGGGAACACCAACACCGAGAAGGACCGGGCGGGGCTGCGTCTGCTGCCCATCTCGGAGGTGGTGGTACGCGAGGTCCAGGTCATCACGAGCGGGTTTGCCCCCGAGTTCGGCCAGACCACGGGCATGGTCTACAACGCAGTGACGCCGTCGGGGACCAACCGCACCGAGGGCTCCCTAGGCTACCGCTATCGGCGGGCCGGACTGACGAGCGTCCCCTTCTTTCTTGCCCCCACCGCCCACAAGCCGGATAACAACATCGACAACATATTCGCCACCCTGGGCGGACCGCTGGTGAAGGACAAGTGGCACTACTACCTGGGCTACGAGTACGTCAACCAGGACCTGCGCGACAACACCAAGGTCATCGCCCCCGTGACCGTGGCCAGCGCCCCCGCCCTGGGCCTTTCCCCCGCCGCCGTCGCCGACGGGATCATCCCCACCAAGCAGAATGTGAGCTTCTTCATCGCCAAGACCGACTACGACCTCGGTCCCGCGAACAAGCTGACCGGGCGCTATTTCTTCTTCAAGAACTATTCGCCCTTCAACATTGCGGGGGATCTCAACACGTTGGAGCGTTCCACGGACTTCAACGACCGCATGGACTCGGCCGCCCTCCAACTCGTCTCCTCCATCGGCGCGGACCGACTCAACGAGCTCCGGTTCCAGTTCGCGCGCCGCCACCAGTTTCGGACGGCGAGCGCGGGGGCCGGGACCGGTCCCGCCGTGATCGTGAACGGAGTGGCCAACTTCGGGTCCCCCCTGGACGGGACCCAGAGCGCGGGCTTCGACTTCAGCCAGAGGATCTGGCAGCTCATCGACAACTTCACCTGGCTCAGGGGCCGCCACGGCTTCAAGGCCGGCTTCAACCTTCAGTTCATCAACGACGATCGCGTCAATACTCTGCGGCAGATCTACACGTTCGCGACGGTCTCTACCTACCTGGCGGCCAAGAGCGGAAGCAACCCGTTCAGCTACCTGAGCTTCCAGCAGGACCTGGGTGATCCTTCCGTCTCCTACAAGTCCGGCTTCTACGGCTTCTTCGTCCAGGACGACTTCCGGATCAGCCCCTCCTTCAAGCTGCTCTACGGCCTGCGCTACGATTTCTTCAACGTCCCCGACTCGCGGCCTTACGCCCCCAATCCCCTCTCCCTCAGCTTCAAAAAGGACAAGAACAACCTGGCCCCGCGGGCGGGCTTCGCCTGGACGCTCGACAAGGAGGCGAAGACGGTGCTGCGCGCTTCTTCCGGCATCATGTACGAGCCACCCCTGCTGAACTTCTACGAGGACTCCATCCTCCGAAACGGCGATCCCAAGTCCTTCACCACCACCCTGAGCCCGACTACCCCCGGCGCGCCTGGCTTCCCCGGCAATCTCGCCAACCAGCCGCCCGGCTTTAGGCTTCCAACCCAGAGCATCGTCGCCATGGACGCGGATTTCTCGACCCAGTACACCATTCTCACCAACGTCCAGATCGAGCGGGCGCTCACGAGCGACCTGGCGGTCAGCGTCGGCTACGTCAACTCCCTGGGCCGCAACCTGCCTGTGCTGATCAACACCAACCTGATCCCCACCGGAGCCACCCTCGGTGACGGCAGACCGATTTACTCCACGGCCGTCAACGCCCAGACCCGCGTGAACCCCGCCTTCAACCAGACCGACACCTTCCGCTCCATCGCCCGCGCCACCTACAACGCCCTCACCCTCATGCTGAACAAGCGCATGAGCCACGGCTTCCAGCTCCAAGCCTCCTACACGCTGGCCAAGGGAGAGGACAGCTCGCCCCTCACCGGCACCTATATCGTAGGGAGCAACGACGACCGGCTCTCCGACCCGTCGAACCTGGATCGCGACCTGGGACCGTCGCCCTTCAACCAGACCCACACCTTCATCCTGAGCTCGGTCATCGCTCCTCGGCGGGAGGGCCCCGGGCTGGGCAACGCGATCCTGAACAACAACCAACTCGCGATCATCGTTCAAGCCAACAGCGGCCTGCCGTTCAACATTCGCGCCAACCGGGACCTAAACCAGGATGGGCTCTCGAACGACCGCCCCCTGGGGATCCCCCGCAACTCGGGGAATTTGGGCCGGGTCTTCAACGTGGACGGTCGCTACTCGCGCTTCCTGCCCTTCGGCCGGGTTCGGGCCGAGCTGTTCGCGGAGGCCAAGAACCTGCTCAACACCCTGAACGTAGCCACGGTGAACCGGGTGGTGGCGGTGGACGCCGCCGGCAACCTGCTGTCGTCTTTGCCCTCGCCTTTCCCCGGTACCGGCGGCTACCAGCAGCGCCAGTTCCAGATCGGAGCGAAGGTCAGCTTCTGA
- the pstA gene encoding phosphate ABC transporter permease PstA produces MAIQITAHDRRRKVLSRLVEVACAGSVLAALTPLALVLYFVLSQGLPALSLGFFTNMPKPVGEPGGGMANAMIGTLILLGLAGALAVPVGIACAVYLAEYPKRRLAQAATFAADILNGVPSIVIGIFAYVIAVLPFRRFSALAGGFALGVMMIPIVVRTTEELLALVPPSLREGALALGATRGRATWSVILPAALPGIVTGVLVALARVAGETAPLLFTSFNNQFWSVRLDKPIASLTVQIFTYAIAPYEDWHRQAWAGAAVLIGAMLVFSVLARTVTRRLERMHRP; encoded by the coding sequence ATGGCCATCCAGATCACAGCTCACGATCGGCGACGCAAGGTCCTCTCTCGTCTGGTGGAGGTCGCCTGCGCAGGGTCGGTGCTAGCCGCCCTCACCCCCCTCGCCCTCGTGCTTTACTTCGTGCTCAGCCAGGGCCTCCCCGCCCTCAGTCTTGGTTTTTTCACCAACATGCCCAAACCCGTGGGCGAGCCCGGCGGGGGAATGGCCAACGCGATGATCGGCACCCTGATCCTGCTTGGCCTGGCCGGGGCGCTCGCGGTGCCGGTGGGGATCGCGTGCGCTGTCTATCTAGCGGAGTACCCGAAGCGGCGTCTTGCCCAGGCGGCTACTTTCGCGGCTGACATCCTGAACGGTGTTCCCTCGATCGTGATTGGCATCTTCGCTTATGTGATTGCGGTCCTTCCCTTTCGGCGCTTCTCCGCCCTGGCCGGCGGGTTCGCTCTGGGTGTGATGATGATCCCGATCGTGGTCCGCACGACGGAGGAGCTGCTCGCTCTGGTGCCCCCGAGCCTGCGGGAGGGTGCGCTGGCCCTGGGGGCGACGCGTGGGCGGGCGACCTGGAGCGTGATCCTGCCCGCGGCCCTTCCCGGCATCGTGACCGGGGTCCTGGTGGCGCTTGCCCGCGTGGCCGGCGAGACCGCCCCCCTCCTCTTTACGTCCTTCAACAACCAGTTCTGGTCCGTCCGGCTGGACAAGCCGATCGCCTCCCTCACCGTGCAGATCTTCACCTATGCCATCGCTCCTTACGAAGATTGGCATCGTCAGGCCTGGGCGGGGGCCGCCGTGCTCATCGGGGCGATGCTGGTCTTCTCGGTGCTGGCGCGGACGGTGACGCGCCGGCTGGAAAGGATGCACCGGCCTTGA
- a CDS encoding response regulator transcription factor, with translation MKAERASERTGERPARAVPASGPAADSRPRVLLIEDDGDIAEAIGYQLEKVGLRVKVARTGEEGLEGARRGVDLVLLDLNLPGMDGLEVCRMIRRQTTTAHVPIIIVSARAEEVDRVLGLEMGADDYVVKPFSLKELAARCRVALRRASGGGEPPQGYRDENFEVEFDAYVLRYRGQEIRLTRKEFELFRSLLERPGRVLTRERLLERVWGYESDVETRSIDAHIRRLRLKLGPARNHIETVVGLGYRFVK, from the coding sequence GTGAAGGCAGAGCGAGCCAGCGAGCGGACAGGGGAACGGCCGGCCCGGGCTGTGCCCGCCTCCGGCCCCGCCGCGGACAGCCGTCCGCGCGTGCTCCTCATCGAGGACGACGGTGACATCGCGGAGGCCATCGGCTACCAGCTCGAGAAGGTCGGCCTCCGCGTCAAGGTGGCACGCACGGGGGAGGAAGGCTTGGAGGGGGCGCGCCGGGGCGTGGACCTCGTGCTTTTGGACCTCAACCTGCCCGGCATGGACGGCCTCGAAGTCTGCCGAATGATCCGCCGCCAGACCACGACTGCCCACGTCCCCATCATCATCGTGTCCGCGCGGGCAGAGGAAGTGGACCGGGTGCTGGGCCTGGAGATGGGGGCCGACGACTACGTGGTCAAGCCCTTCAGCCTCAAGGAGCTGGCCGCTCGCTGCCGGGTCGCCCTGCGCCGGGCGAGCGGAGGGGGCGAACCGCCCCAGGGCTACCGGGACGAAAACTTCGAGGTGGAGTTCGACGCCTACGTTTTGCGTTACCGCGGCCAGGAGATCCGGCTCACCCGCAAGGAGTTCGAGCTCTTCCGCTCCCTCTTGGAGAGGCCGGGCCGGGTGCTCACACGCGAGCGCTTGCTGGAGCGGGTGTGGGGCTACGAGAGCGACGTGGAGACCCGCAGCATCGACGCCCATATCCGCCGCCTGCGCCTGAAGCTGGGGCCCGCCCGAAACCACATCGAGACCGTGGTGGGGCTGGGCTACCGGTTCGTCAAGTAG
- a CDS encoding sodium:solute symporter has product MTPIDWVVLVGYVLGIVTFGVFMGRGTRKIDDFFLAGRRMRWWAVGLSVMATQISAITFVGTTGQAYTDGMRFLVVYFALPFAMVILCLTLVPFFYRARVFTAYEYLERRFDLRTRTLTSLLFLLSRGLAVGVTLYAPSLVLSVILGWSEGATILFMGGSTVAYVLYGGNKSVIWTDVVQMGVIWFGILLCVGVAIAQLPGDVGLRDALALAQTAGRLKIMDTSPSLTTPYTLWGGLIGGLFLMLSYFGCDQSQVQRYLSGSSLTQSRLSLLFNAFLKVPMQFLILLTGVLVFVFYHFHASPLLWNNVALARLEREAPREVAVVKERFERAQAARRAAAEALAEARHRAQTAAPEAYLAANRELEAARGEARGLVERLNGGARYNDTNYIFPSYVLANLPRGLAGLVIAVIFAAAMSALSGELNSLATASMVDFYKRLLGRAGTDAQDLLASRLMTAFWGGFACLIASQAGRFGSAIEVVNRFGSYFYGSILGVFALAVLAPRASARGAFFGLLAGMATVALVAGLTPIHFLWYNVVGATSVFAAGLLITALFPASEARA; this is encoded by the coding sequence GTGACCCCCATCGACTGGGTCGTCCTCGTGGGTTACGTCCTCGGCATCGTGACCTTCGGCGTGTTCATGGGCCGGGGCACCCGGAAGATCGACGACTTCTTCCTGGCCGGCCGGCGGATGCGGTGGTGGGCGGTGGGCCTGTCCGTGATGGCCACCCAGATCAGCGCTATCACGTTCGTGGGCACCACCGGTCAGGCCTACACCGACGGCATGCGCTTCCTGGTCGTCTACTTCGCGCTCCCCTTCGCGATGGTGATCCTCTGCCTCACGTTGGTGCCCTTCTTCTATCGGGCCCGGGTCTTCACCGCCTACGAGTACCTGGAGCGGCGCTTCGACCTCCGCACCCGTACCCTGACCAGCCTGCTGTTCCTCCTGTCGCGGGGCCTGGCCGTGGGGGTGACGCTCTACGCTCCCTCGCTCGTTCTCTCCGTCATCTTGGGCTGGAGCGAGGGGGCCACCATCTTGTTCATGGGGGGCTCCACCGTGGCCTATGTGCTGTACGGGGGGAACAAGTCGGTCATCTGGACGGACGTGGTGCAGATGGGCGTGATCTGGTTCGGGATCTTGCTTTGCGTGGGGGTGGCGATCGCCCAGCTCCCCGGCGACGTGGGCCTGCGCGACGCCCTGGCCCTGGCCCAGACCGCAGGCCGGCTGAAGATCATGGACACGAGCCCCAGCTTGACCACGCCCTACACCCTCTGGGGCGGCCTCATCGGCGGCCTCTTCCTGATGCTTTCCTATTTCGGCTGCGACCAGAGCCAGGTCCAGCGCTACCTATCCGGAAGCAGCCTCACCCAGAGCCGCCTCTCCCTGCTCTTCAACGCCTTCCTCAAGGTCCCCATGCAATTCCTTATCCTGCTCACGGGGGTGCTGGTCTTCGTCTTCTACCACTTCCACGCCTCGCCCCTGCTCTGGAACAACGTGGCCCTGGCGCGGTTGGAGCGGGAGGCGCCCCGGGAGGTGGCGGTGGTCAAGGAGCGGTTCGAGCGGGCGCAGGCGGCCCGGCGGGCGGCGGCGGAGGCCCTCGCGGAGGCCCGCCACCGGGCGCAAACGGCCGCCCCCGAGGCCTACCTCGCCGCCAACCGCGAGCTTGAGGCGGCGCGGGGAGAGGCCCGGGGCCTCGTGGAGAGGCTCAACGGGGGGGCTCGCTACAACGACACCAACTACATATTCCCGTCCTACGTCCTCGCTAACCTGCCCCGCGGGCTGGCCGGCCTCGTGATCGCGGTCATCTTCGCCGCCGCCATGTCCGCCCTCTCCGGCGAGCTCAACTCCCTGGCCACCGCGAGCATGGTGGACTTCTACAAGAGGCTCTTGGGGCGGGCGGGGACCGACGCCCAGGATCTCCTGGCCTCGCGTTTGATGACCGCCTTCTGGGGCGGCTTCGCCTGCCTCATCGCGTCCCAGGCAGGTAGGTTCGGCTCCGCGATCGAGGTCGTGAACCGGTTCGGCTCCTATTTCTACGGCTCGATCCTGGGCGTCTTCGCCCTCGCCGTCCTCGCCCCTCGGGCCTCCGCGCGGGGCGCGTTCTTCGGCCTCCTCGCCGGCATGGCTACGGTGGCCCTGGTCGCGGGGCTGACGCCCATCCACTTTCTCTGGTACAACGTGGTGGGGGCGACGAGCGTCTTCGCGGCCGGGCTTCTGATCACGGCCCTCTTTCCCGCCTCCGAGGCCCGCGCCTAA
- a CDS encoding adenylosuccinate lyase family protein — MPSTAFDSFYLKDRYGSPAMRAIWDDRAMIQRWLDVEAALAAVEAELGLVPKAAARAIARAARVERLDLRAMKREFDTTWNPVMPLVNALRRVLSPKSARWVHWGATSKNIMDTGTALQIKDSYAVVLAGLDVVANLLAGLAHRHRGTLMAGRTHGQHALPLTFGFKAAVWLDEIIRQRERLLASRPRVLVGEFGGAVGTMASLGRKGLYVQSRLLKRLGLGVPRIPAKTAGDRFAEFFLLLAMLSATLGKIAQNIYNLQQTEIDEATEFAEGKLGSSAMPHKLNPVASGSVVLLGRLLRARAGVVLDYVHSEGEDDHRQGETAWSFAPEICLLMGAQLELSQRLLATLVVKPENMRRNLERSGGVVLSEAVMMALAERIGRDRAHALVLQISRQARAKKVAFREAAGADPEVRRHLSPRRLASALEYRNSLGLAGHFVDEVLAAHRRRR, encoded by the coding sequence ATGCCCTCCACTGCTTTCGACTCCTTCTACCTGAAGGACCGCTACGGCTCCCCGGCCATGCGCGCCATCTGGGACGATCGGGCCATGATCCAGCGATGGCTGGACGTGGAGGCGGCCCTGGCCGCGGTGGAGGCGGAGCTGGGCCTTGTGCCCAAGGCCGCCGCCCGGGCCATAGCCCGGGCGGCGCGGGTCGAGCGGCTCGACCTTCGGGCCATGAAGCGGGAGTTCGACACCACCTGGAACCCTGTGATGCCGCTGGTGAACGCGCTCCGCCGAGTGCTTTCCCCCAAGAGCGCGCGCTGGGTGCACTGGGGCGCCACCAGCAAGAACATCATGGACACGGGGACCGCCCTCCAGATCAAGGACTCCTACGCGGTGGTTCTGGCCGGCCTCGACGTGGTGGCCAACCTCTTGGCCGGCCTGGCCCACCGCCATCGGGGCACCTTGATGGCCGGCCGTACCCACGGCCAGCACGCGCTACCCCTGACCTTCGGGTTCAAGGCCGCGGTCTGGCTGGACGAGATCATCCGCCAGCGAGAGCGGCTCCTGGCCAGCCGGCCCCGGGTGCTGGTGGGCGAGTTCGGGGGAGCGGTAGGCACCATGGCCTCGCTCGGGCGAAAAGGCCTCTACGTGCAGAGCCGCTTGCTGAAGCGCCTGGGCCTGGGCGTCCCCCGCATCCCGGCCAAAACCGCGGGCGACCGGTTCGCGGAGTTCTTCCTTCTGCTCGCCATGCTCTCCGCGACCCTGGGCAAGATCGCCCAGAACATCTACAACCTCCAGCAGACCGAGATCGACGAGGCGACGGAGTTCGCGGAGGGTAAGCTGGGCAGCTCCGCCATGCCCCACAAGCTGAACCCGGTGGCCTCGGGGTCGGTGGTGCTCCTGGGACGCCTGCTGCGTGCGCGGGCAGGCGTCGTGCTGGACTACGTCCACTCCGAGGGGGAGGACGACCATCGTCAGGGGGAGACGGCTTGGTCCTTCGCCCCCGAGATCTGCCTGCTCATGGGGGCCCAGCTCGAGCTCAGCCAGCGGCTCTTGGCTACCCTGGTGGTGAAGCCCGAGAACATGCGCCGCAACCTGGAGCGCAGCGGGGGGGTCGTGCTCTCGGAAGCAGTCATGATGGCCCTGGCGGAAAGGATCGGGCGCGACCGCGCGCACGCCCTCGTCCTCCAGATTTCGCGGCAGGCCCGAGCGAAGAAGGTGGCCTTCCGGGAGGCCGCGGGCGCAGACCCGGAAGTGCGCCGTCACCTCTCCCCCCGCCGCTTGGCCTCCGCCCTCGAGTACCGGAACTCGCTCGGCCTCGCCGGCCACTTCGTGGACGAGGTCCTGGCTGCCCACCGCCGGAGGCGCTGA